The genomic region AGTGCGGGTCTGGCGTCTTCGTCGTTCAATCCGACGACGAATCGGATCGATCCGCAGACTCGGGATCGGGCGATCGCTTCTCCCCTTCGCCGTGCTGGGCTTGCCAGAACATCACCACGAGCAAACAGGCAATCCCGAGATTGATCGAAACGTCGGCGAGATTGAACACCGGGAAGCGGATCAAACGGAAATCGAGAAAATCGATCACTTCCCCGGTGGCAAAGCGATCGATCCCGTTGCCGATCGCCCCGCCGAGAATCAGTCCGTATCCGGCTTGTTCCCACGCCGACAGGCGCGGTCCGAACCAGCCCCAGGCGATCAAGACCAAACTGACGAGTAAGGAGAGCCAGCGCAACCAACCGCTCCCCTGAAACAAACTGAATGCGGCCCCGGTGTTGGTGACGAAGGTAAAATGAAAGACCCCCGGCCATAAGGGCCAGGTTTCGCCGTAGTCGAAAACGCCGACGACCCAGAATTTGGTGAGTTGGTCGAGAATGACGGCGATCGGGGCGATCGCCCAAAACAGACGATTTTTAAAAAATTTCATGCTCCAGGGTAGGCAGGTCAACGGCGGCGCGGCGCGATCGCGTCCGGTTCGGGGGTCAACGAGAGCGCGCGGAGGCGCTCAATAAAACATTAAACTACGAACCCCAAACGCGACCACTGTCACCGCACATAAAACCGCCAGTTGACCCGGTAAAGGATTGAGAGAATAAGCGATCGCGGAACGGACGAGGGCTTGGTTGGCGAACAGGTGCATCGCACTCAAATAGAGCAGTCCGACCAGATGGATCGCCAACAAGCCGCAGATCCCGCTAAAGGCGAGGGATTCTAGGCGCGGCGGCATTTTGAATGCCAGCCAGCCGCAGATCCACGCCCCGGGAACGAAGCCGAGTAAGTAACCGAACGTCGGTTGTTTGAGATAGTCCAGACCGCCGCCTTCGGTAAAAATGGGAAACCAGGTCAACCCCAACACCAGATAGGCAATTTGGGAGAGCGCCCCGGCATTTTTACCCCCGAGACAGCCCACGAGTAGAACCGCCCCCACTTGATAGGTGACGCCGAGGGAGTGAATGGGGATGCCATCTTGTTGCCAATTCCAGGCGGGGCTGGCGATCGAGGCTTCGAGAAACGTACCGCCAATGGTCAGCAGTAAGCCGATCGCCGCCCAGATCAATTCGAGGGGAAGACGCACGGTAACGGGGTCGGTGGAGGAGGACGAAATCGGCGGGCGGGACTTGAGTCGGTGGCTCTCGGGAGGAGGGAAGTTAGCGCGATCGCCCATGGCGATCGCCTTGGGGGACGGGAGCTTCCCCCCCTTCGAGTCCGAGTTCGGCGAGCATGGCTCGGTCTCGTTCCGGCGGTTGACCCATGGTGGTCAGGTAGTGACCGACGAGCATGGCGTTGATTCCCGCTTTGAAGCCGAACGATTGCAGTTCGCCCATGACCGCTTCCCGTCCGCCCGCATAGCGGATAATTTGCTCGGGGAGGAGCAAGCGGAAAATGGCGATCGCCTTGAGGGCGTCGAAGGGGTCGAGTTTGGGCAGATGACCGAGGG from Oxynema aestuarii AP17 harbors:
- a CDS encoding biotin transporter BioY, which translates into the protein MRLPLELIWAAIGLLLTIGGTFLEASIASPAWNWQQDGIPIHSLGVTYQVGAVLLVGCLGGKNAGALSQIAYLVLGLTWFPIFTEGGGLDYLKQPTFGYLLGFVPGAWICGWLAFKMPPRLESLAFSGICGLLAIHLVGLLYLSAMHLFANQALVRSAIAYSLNPLPGQLAVLCAVTVVAFGVRSLMFY
- the lspA gene encoding signal peptidase II, coding for MKFFKNRLFWAIAPIAVILDQLTKFWVVGVFDYGETWPLWPGVFHFTFVTNTGAAFSLFQGSGWLRWLSLLVSLVLIAWGWFGPRLSAWEQAGYGLILGGAIGNGIDRFATGEVIDFLDFRLIRFPVFNLADVSINLGIACLLVVMFWQAQHGEGEKRSPDPESADRSDSSSD